Genomic window (uncultured Fusobacterium sp.):
GGAATAACTCTAATTAAAAAAGTAGATTATCCCTAACATCAAGTTGACGTAATTTCCAAAAGTAAAGGAGTACAAACGACTATTACTTTTGAGACACAGGCGAAGTCCTGTGCTACAACAATTTTTTATAAACCCTCAGCGAAATGCAGTTAAGAAAATGCAACGTGTTTTAGCAGAGCTTGCAGAGCGAGTTCCAAAAATAGAGAAGCTTTAGCGACTACTATTTTTGAGATGCAGGAGTGGAACTCCTGCGATACCCACACAGAATAAGCCTAGGGATTCTTTATTCACTGACATGGAGTCAAATTGATGTTAAAAAATATAAGTTTTGTAAACGTAAATTAGAATGATAAATTATAGTTTAGATTATTATAAATGCTTTTAGAAAAGAAAAAAGGCTAGAACATATGTTCTAGCCTATAAGAAACTATTTTTCAATTCTTGTGTAAGGAATTAAAGCGATGTTTCTAGCTCTTTTGATAGCTTTAGCTATTCTTCTTTGTAACTTAGCGTTAGCTCCTGTTACTCTTGAAGGATTGATTTTTCCTTTATCAGATACAAATCTTTTTAAAAGGTCTACATTTTTATAATCAATTTCTTCAGCTTTAACTCTTAATTTAGCTCTTCTTCTTCTGAATTCTGCCATTTCAATTAACCTCCTTTGATTTATCCTAAATTCTTATAATTAGTCTTGTTTAACAACGATATATCTTAGTAATTCTTCAGCGATGTTTAATTTAGCTTCAACACCAGCTATTTGAGTTCCTTCGATTTCGAAATTTGCTAATACATAGAATCCAGTTTTTTTCTTATCAATAGGATAAGCTAATTTTCTTTCTCCCCATTTTTCACTTTTAGTTACTGTAGCTCCAGCTGCAGTTAAAATTCCGTTTACTTTTTCAACTACTGCATCTCTACCTTCTTCTAAAATTGTTGGGTTGATGATGTACATAATTTCGTATTTTTTCATTATTTTACCTCCTCCCTATGGTTTTAGCCCAAAATACAAATGACTTTGAGCAGGGCAACAACATACTATATCATTTTTTCTATATTTTTTCAAGTAGTTATTTTATTTTTTAGAACTTCTTATCCAAGGTGGTAGATCAAGTTCTGATCTTTTACTATCATCTATAGTAGCTGTAGTCACTGTTTCAGGTTTCTTTGAATCTACACTGATAAATGGTTCACTTTTTTCTTGCTCATTAACGAAGTTATTAGCTATTATAGTAACTTGAACTCTATCTCCTATTTCAGGATCAATTACAAGTCCAAACATTACATCATCAGCAGTTTTTCCAGCTGCATCTCTAATCATATCAGAGATAGTTTGAGCTTCCATTAGAGTAATATCTGGTGATCCAGTAATATTAATAAGTATTTTACTTGCTCCAAGAATAGATTTTTCTAGTAATGGAGATAATAATGCTTTTTCAGTAGCTTTAACTGCTCTATTTTCTCCTTCTCCTTCTCCAAATCCTAATACGGCAACTCCTGAATTTAACATAGTTGCTTTAATATCTGCAAAGTCAAGGTTGATAAGTCCATTTCCTATCATTAGATCAGCAACCCCTCTAATACCTATTTTTAAGATATTATTTGCTTCTTTAAAAGCATTTTGAAGAGTTATAGTTTTATCTGGTAATTCAAATAACTTGTCATTTGGTATTATAACAAGAGCATCTACTGCTTTCTTTAAATTTTCTATTCCAACATCTGCATTATTTTTTCTTTTTCTTCCTTCAAAAGAGAAAGGTCTTGTTACAACTGCTACAGTTAAAACACCTAATTCTTTAGCTACTTTAGCTATTACTGGTGCAGCTCCTGTTCCAGTTCCTCCACCCATTCCTGCTGTTATAAATAGCATATCTGTTTCTTCTAAAAGATTTTTAATTTTTTCTACATCTTCTTCAGCTGCTTGTCTTCCTATTTCAGGATCTGCTCCTGCTCCTAATCCTCTTGTTAATTTTTCTCCAAGTTGAATTCTAACATCTGCTAAAGATTTGTTAAGGTCTTGAGCATCGGTATTTGCTGCTATATATTCTACTCCTCCTACACCAGAAGAGATCATATCATTTATTGCATTTCCTCCTGCTCCTCCTGCTCCTAATACCTTTATCTTTACTAGCTCTTGATCTATCAACATAAAACGCCCCCTTACTTTTTTACTTTAATATTAAATAAAATTAGAAAACCAACTTTTGATACCCTTTATTACTCCATTTTTCTTCTCAGGTTTTTCTTTTTCCTGAGCTTCTTCTAGAATTTTTTCTAGATTTTCTAAACTCTCCTCAATGTCCTCTTCTTTTTTCTCTTGAATTTCTGGTTCTGGTGAATTTAGTTTTGCCTGTACCTTATTATACTCATCTTCCATTACTTCTGTAAATATACCAATTACAGTAGCTTGACTAGAATCTACATCTTCTAAACCTCTAAAAGCGGTTGGAAGAACTTTTCTTACTACATAACCTGTTTTTTTATTTATTTTATCAAGAAGACCATCAATTACAACTGCTCCTCCTGTTAAAACTAAACCTTTTCCTAAATATCCATTAAATCCAGATTCTTCTATTGTTTGAGCTATAAAATTAATTATATCCCCTGTTCTTGCATCAATTATATTTTTTATATCATCTACAGCTACCTTTTTATTAGTTCCGCAATAGATATGAGCATCATGGATCTCTTTATCTCTTAATTTTGAAAGTATTTCAAAAGCTTCCTGTTTTGATATTTGGAATAGATAACTTATATCATTTACATAGTGCATTCCACCAAGAGGAAGAGATTTTGTATAGATTAACTTATCATTTTTAAATAGAATTATATCTGTTGACCCCTCACCTATATCAATAAGAGCAACTCCCATTCTTCTATCTTCATCATCTAAAACTGCTTTAGCTGAGGCATAAGCATTTAAAAGCATATGTTCAACTTCAACTCCAGCTCTATTTACAACCTCTACAAGTTTTTCTACCTCTGCTTCATCTATATAGATTAGATGAACATCCCCTTGTATCTCTTTTCCAACAGTTCCTATTGGATTTTTTATAATTCCAGAGTTATTTACTCTTATGTTATATATCTCTTTCTTTAAAATTCTCTCTTTTCCACTAAGTAGCTCATGAGCTGACATTCTAAAAAGAGTTTCTACCTCTTTTTCAGTTATCTCTTTCTCTTCAAACTGATATTTCATATTTGTAGTTCTAGATTTTATAGCTTCACCACTAATTCCTATAGCTACTTTTTCTATATTTTCTCCAGTTTGATCTCTCAATTGCCCTAAAGCATATGCTACACACTGACTAAGTTCTTCAGGATTTTCTATAACAGATTTTTTCATTCCTCTACTTGGAACTTCTGCATAGCCTAAGACTTTTAATTGCGATCCATCACTAGATAGTTCTCCAATGACAGCTTTTATCTTCATATTTCCAATGTCTAATGCTGTTTTTACTATACTATCTCTCTTATTTATCACCGCTTTTTTCACCTACACTTTTTACTATGAAATCGTTAAATCTCAAGTCTATATATTCTACCTTC
Coding sequences:
- the ftsZ gene encoding cell division protein FtsZ — encoded protein: MLIDQELVKIKVLGAGGAGGNAINDMISSGVGGVEYIAANTDAQDLNKSLADVRIQLGEKLTRGLGAGADPEIGRQAAEEDVEKIKNLLEETDMLFITAGMGGGTGTGAAPVIAKVAKELGVLTVAVVTRPFSFEGRKRKNNADVGIENLKKAVDALVIIPNDKLFELPDKTITLQNAFKEANNILKIGIRGVADLMIGNGLINLDFADIKATMLNSGVAVLGFGEGEGENRAVKATEKALLSPLLEKSILGASKILINITGSPDITLMEAQTISDMIRDAAGKTADDVMFGLVIDPEIGDRVQVTIIANNFVNEQEKSEPFISVDSKKPETVTTATIDDSKRSELDLPPWIRSSKK
- the rpsF gene encoding 30S ribosomal protein S6; translation: MKKYEIMYIINPTILEEGRDAVVEKVNGILTAAGATVTKSEKWGERKLAYPIDKKKTGFYVLANFEIEGTQIAGVEAKLNIAEELLRYIVVKQD
- the ftsA gene encoding cell division protein FtsA — its product is MINKRDSIVKTALDIGNMKIKAVIGELSSDGSQLKVLGYAEVPSRGMKKSVIENPEELSQCVAYALGQLRDQTGENIEKVAIGISGEAIKSRTTNMKYQFEEKEITEKEVETLFRMSAHELLSGKERILKKEIYNIRVNNSGIIKNPIGTVGKEIQGDVHLIYIDEAEVEKLVEVVNRAGVEVEHMLLNAYASAKAVLDDEDRRMGVALIDIGEGSTDIILFKNDKLIYTKSLPLGGMHYVNDISYLFQISKQEAFEILSKLRDKEIHDAHIYCGTNKKVAVDDIKNIIDARTGDIINFIAQTIEESGFNGYLGKGLVLTGGAVVIDGLLDKINKKTGYVVRKVLPTAFRGLEDVDSSQATVIGIFTEVMEDEYNKVQAKLNSPEPEIQEKKEEDIEESLENLEKILEEAQEKEKPEKKNGVIKGIKSWFSNFI
- the rpsR gene encoding 30S ribosomal protein S18, which translates into the protein MAEFRRRRAKLRVKAEEIDYKNVDLLKRFVSDKGKINPSRVTGANAKLQRRIAKAIKRARNIALIPYTRIEK